The following are encoded together in the Ooceraea biroi isolate clonal line C1 chromosome 2, Obir_v5.4, whole genome shotgun sequence genome:
- the LOC105276809 gene encoding UDP-glucuronosyltransferase 2B23: protein MRKIVTLVLLSISLFRTFQDIRGYSILGICPSASYSHQQPFQALMRALASRGHNVTVVSTIPLKNPPPNYENVDLSFSYRKKDCTGLRHMGAYTLLHKNMEEANELCREQLFSSAIAKLIASNKTFDAVIIEQLWYQCYYALVKHYNFPVLMGFLSVGNLPYVMDSVGNPDDPNMSPDMAYPFTNRMTIDERIWNTLYTTWTRLYYRYWHLSRAQRIANEWALGTSVYDIDKNFSLVILGNNHVFGYPKPLLPNVIEVHSLQISEKFEPLPEDIRAFLDNAQDGAIYFSLGSNLQTHQLPAGPLTALCNALGSLKQRVLWKHDGNMAIHPANIKFVKWAPQQAVLAHPRVMGYVMQGGLQSLQEAVHHSVPVVAIPFFGDQLFNARKILDAGIGLTLDIDSMTEDSVVQTLVEIVENKTYLNNIKTMSAIIRDELVKPMERAVWSVEHVLKFPNSRHLRYHGRDMSWIDYYATFLCLTVCLIVLSYFICILCIKGAGVFVRSKWINDLKQKFD, encoded by the exons ATGCGCAAGATCGTGACTCTCGTATTGCTATCAATTTCACTATTCCGCACTTTCCAGGACATCCGCGGATACAGCATCCTGGGCATTTGTCCGAGCGCGAGTTACAGCCACCAACAGCCCTTTCAAGCATTGATGAGAGCATTGGCGTCCCGTGGCCACAATGTTACTGTCGTGTCAACAATTCCCTTAAAG AATCCTCCACCGAATTATGAAAACGTTGATCTATCATTCTCGTATCGGAAGAAAGATTGTACAGGATTAAG ACATATGGGAGCATATACATTACTCCATAAGAACATGGAAGAAGCAAATGAATTATGCAGAGAGCAGTTATTCAGTTCCGCCATCGCGAAGCTCATAGC GAGCAACAAGACGTTTGACGCAGTCATTATAGAGCAATTATGGTACCAGTGTTATTACGCCCTCGTAAAGCACTACAACTTCCCGGTGCTGATGGGATTTTTGAGTGTGGGCAACCTGCCTTATGTAATGGATTCCGTGG GAAATCCAGATGATCCCAACATGAGTCCAGATATGGCGTACCCATTCACGAACCGAATGACAATCGACGAACGTATATGGAATACCCTTTACACGACGTGGACAAGATTGTATTACCGATATTGGCATCTATCAAGGGCTCAACGCATCGCTAACGAATGGGCGCTTGGTACATCCGTCTATGATATCGATAAGAATTTCAGCCTAGTGATTCTGGGTAACAATCATGTATTCGGATATCCAAAACCATTACTGCCAAATGTGATTGAAGTTCACAGTCtgcaaatttcagaaaaattcgaACCCTTACCCGAG GATATCCGAGCGTTCCTGGACAATGCTCAGGATGGTGccatttatttctctctcggcTCGAATCTGCAAACTCACCAGCTACCCGCCGGGCCTTTGACCGCATTGTGCAACGCTCTGGGCTCGCTCAAGCAAAGAGTTCTATGGAAACATGACGGGAACATGGCCATTCATCCAGCCAACATCAAATTTGTGAAGTGGGCGCCCCAGCAAGCGGTCCTCG CGCATCCCAGGGTGATGGGGTACGTGATGCAGGGCGGATTGCAGTCGTTGCAAGAGGCGGTCCACCATTCCGTGCCGGTAGTCGCAATTCCCTTTTTCGGGGATCAACTTTTCAACGCACGTAAAATCCTAGACGCCGGTATCGGGCTGACACTGGACATCGACTCTATGACCGAGGACTCCGTCGTACAAACGCTCGTGGAGATCGTCGAGAATAAAAC gtatctaaacaatattaaaacaatgtcGGCGATTATACGGGACGAGTTGGTAAAACCCATGGAGAGAGCTGTGTGGAGTGTGGAGCACGTATTGAAATTTCCGAACTCGAGACATTTACGGTATCATGGACGTGATATGTCATGGATAGATTACTATGCGACGTTTCTGTGCCTGACTGTATGTCTCAttgttttatcgtattttatttgtatattgtGTATTAAAGGCGCCGGTGTTTTTGTGAGAAGCAAGTGGATAAATGATTTGAAACAAAAGTTTGACTAA